The Magnetococcus sp. PR-3 DNA window ACGTTATGTGTTTGACGCTGCCCGTGATGTCGCAAAATCCATGAACGGCTTTACCGTTGTGGTGACCAAATCCACCGTACCTGTAGGTACGGGACAACGGGTCGCAGAGATCATTCGTGAGACCAACCCTGATGCCGATTTTGCCATGGCTTCCAACCCTGAGTTTTTACGGGAAGGATCGGCCATTGAAGATTTTATGCGTCCTGACCGTGTGGTGGTTGGTGTGGACTCGGAGCGTCCGGTTGAGCGTTTAAAAGAGCTCTATCGCCCGCTCTATTTAATTGAAACACCCATTCTGTTTACCAACATTGCCACGGCTGAACTGACCAAGTATGCAGGTAATGCTTTCTTGGCGACGAAGATTATGTTCATCAATCAGGTGGCGAACCTGTGTGAAAAAGTTGGGGCGGATGTTCATGATGTCGCCAAGGGTATGGGCCTGGATAACCGTATTGGGCGTAAGTTTCTACACCCTGGTCCTGGCTATGGTGGCTCTTGCTTCCCTAAAGATACAGCTGCGCTGGCCAATACGGCACGGGATCACAACACTCCCATTACCATTGTGGAAAATGTGATCGAGGCCAATAAGTGGCAGAAGCAGCGTATGATCACCAAAATCCGCGAGGCGATGGATAATAAACTGCGCGGCAAGACCATAGCCGTTTTGGGGTTAACCTTTAAACCCAATACCGATGATATGCGTGACTCCTCCTCCTTAACCATTTTGCCTGCTTTGGCTGGTGATGGTGCCACGGTCAAAGCTTATGACCCTGAGGGGATGGATGAGGCCAAGGAGATGATGCCTGAGATCAGCTATTGTGAGGATGCCTACAGTACCTGTGAAGGGGCTGATGCGGTGGTGATCCTGACAGAGTGGAACCAGTTCCGTAATCTGGACTTGGCACGTATTAAAAAAGGGATGCAGAGCAACGAAGCCGGTCGTTATATCTT harbors:
- a CDS encoding UDP-glucose dehydrogenase family protein; its protein translation is MRITMIGTGYVGLVSGACFSEFGVDVTCVDKDVSKIDRLNQGEIPIFEPGLDQLVVRNKDAGRLQFTTNTAEAVANSDVVFIAVGTPERRGDGAADLRYVFDAARDVAKSMNGFTVVVTKSTVPVGTGQRVAEIIRETNPDADFAMASNPEFLREGSAIEDFMRPDRVVVGVDSERPVERLKELYRPLYLIETPILFTNIATAELTKYAGNAFLATKIMFINQVANLCEKVGADVHDVAKGMGLDNRIGRKFLHPGPGYGGSCFPKDTAALANTARDHNTPITIVENVIEANKWQKQRMITKIREAMDNKLRGKTIAVLGLTFKPNTDDMRDSSSLTILPALAGDGATVKAYDPEGMDEAKEMMPEISYCEDAYSTCEGADAVVILTEWNQFRNLDLARIKKGMQSNEAGRYIFFDLRNIYEPEAMNAQGFDYIGVGR